A stretch of the Kroppenstedtia eburnea genome encodes the following:
- a CDS encoding TetR/AcrR family transcriptional regulator — translation MAKRTGEKYEAIIDAAVRVIAEFGYHQAQVSKIAREAKVADGTIYLYFDNKDDVLISLFNEKMGAFISDMEQALSEVPSPVDQLRQLIYLHFAYLGSDKQLAIVTQIELRQSNPVVRKEIGLILKRYLAVIDRVLQSGVEHGLFREDFDIRIARKMIFGTIDETVSSWIMDDFKYDLMDQVDPLHQLFLQGIGS, via the coding sequence ATGGCTAAGCGTACCGGAGAGAAGTATGAAGCGATTATCGATGCCGCCGTGCGTGTGATCGCCGAATTCGGCTATCATCAGGCACAGGTGTCCAAAATTGCCCGTGAGGCCAAGGTGGCAGACGGGACCATCTATCTGTATTTTGATAATAAGGACGATGTCCTCATCTCCCTTTTCAATGAGAAAATGGGGGCATTTATCTCGGATATGGAGCAAGCTCTGTCAGAAGTTCCATCTCCGGTGGACCAATTGCGGCAGTTGATCTACCTCCATTTTGCATATCTCGGGAGTGACAAGCAGCTCGCCATCGTCACCCAGATCGAACTGCGTCAATCCAATCCGGTGGTCCGCAAAGAGATCGGATTGATTCTCAAGCGATATCTGGCAGTGATCGACCGGGTGCTACAATCCGGAGTGGAACATGGGCTGTTTCGGGAAGACTTCGATATCCGGATCGCCCGCAAGATGATTTTCGGAACCATTGATGAAACGGTTTCTTCTTGGATCATGGATGACTTTAAATACGATTTGATGGACCAGGTGGATCCGCTTCATCAATTATTTTTGCAAGGGATCGGCTCCTGA